The following are encoded in a window of Rubellicoccus peritrichatus genomic DNA:
- a CDS encoding biopolymer transporter ExbD, with product MARRRKKPHNYLADQEGFDLTPMIDIVFLLLIYFMVTTALIKEEADMGIKLPANVPPDPDAKLPQEQVVEILASGEVLLNGAQMDHYESRNMPELTKTLQRLKAANDRGGLKTSVTIIADQDSLHKRSIDVLNACGSAKIKFVMFASQ from the coding sequence ATGGCCAGAAGAAGAAAAAAACCACATAACTATTTGGCCGACCAGGAGGGCTTCGATCTCACACCGATGATTGATATCGTCTTCCTGTTGCTCATTTATTTCATGGTCACGACTGCGTTGATCAAGGAAGAGGCTGATATGGGTATTAAGCTTCCGGCTAATGTTCCACCAGATCCGGATGCAAAGCTGCCTCAAGAGCAGGTTGTCGAGATTTTGGCCAGTGGAGAGGTTTTATTGAATGGCGCTCAAATGGATCATTATGAGAGCCGTAATATGCCTGAATTGACTAAGACATTACAACGTCTCAAGGCAGCGAATGACCGTGGTGGTCTCAAAACCTCTGTAACCATCATTGCTGATCAGGATTCCCTGCATAAGCGCTCAATCGATGTTTTGAACGCATGTGGCTCAGCAAAGATCAAGTTCGTGATGTTCGCTAGTCAGTAG
- the glf gene encoding UDP-galactopyranose mutase, whose product MPWKFDYLIVGAGFSGLVMAERITNTLGKTCLVVEKRDHIGGNAHDEYSDAGVLYHPYGPHYFRTNSPKIKEYLSRFTEWHEVKYQVSSFTEGRYWSFPINLKTFEQLIGRESTTEEFEAWIAEKRVPIDEPVNSEEVIISQVGQELYKKFFEGYTLKQWRRHPRDLDKSVCGRIPIRTNRDDRYLREEFQALPKHGYRVLFRNLARACGNKLKILLNTDYREVCQNVDFEHLVFTGAIDEFYDYKFGRLPYRSLRFEVESFEPTQLRERVDISGKQGFWQPTLQVNYPNEHDYTRIVEMKHATGQATDNSTIVREFPEDFGPGKEPYYPIPAADSATIYRQYEEMAKQEKKVTFVGRLATYRYYNMDQVVGMALKRFEDMAKPAVV is encoded by the coding sequence ATGCCTTGGAAGTTTGACTATCTGATTGTTGGTGCGGGTTTTTCCGGACTGGTTATGGCCGAGCGGATTACCAATACGCTTGGCAAGACCTGCCTGGTGGTTGAAAAGCGTGATCACATAGGAGGGAATGCACATGATGAATATTCCGACGCTGGCGTCCTTTATCATCCCTATGGACCGCATTACTTTCGGACGAATTCGCCCAAGATAAAGGAATATCTTTCACGCTTCACTGAGTGGCACGAGGTCAAGTATCAGGTTAGTTCTTTTACTGAAGGTCGGTATTGGAGTTTTCCCATCAATTTGAAGACTTTCGAGCAACTCATTGGTCGTGAAAGCACGACGGAGGAGTTTGAGGCTTGGATTGCCGAAAAACGTGTCCCAATTGATGAGCCAGTCAACTCAGAGGAAGTCATTATTTCTCAGGTCGGACAGGAACTCTATAAGAAGTTTTTTGAAGGTTATACGCTGAAACAGTGGCGCCGACATCCACGGGATTTGGATAAGTCGGTTTGCGGCCGGATTCCGATCCGAACTAATCGTGATGACCGCTATCTTAGGGAAGAGTTCCAGGCTTTGCCCAAGCACGGCTATCGTGTGCTTTTTCGTAATCTGGCCAGAGCTTGTGGCAATAAACTCAAGATTTTGCTCAACACGGACTATCGTGAGGTTTGTCAGAATGTCGATTTTGAGCATCTGGTTTTCACTGGTGCCATTGATGAATTCTACGACTATAAATTCGGACGCCTTCCTTATCGCTCCTTGCGTTTTGAGGTCGAATCCTTTGAGCCGACCCAGCTCAGGGAGCGTGTCGACATATCCGGTAAGCAAGGTTTCTGGCAGCCCACGTTGCAGGTCAATTATCCAAATGAACACGATTATACTCGTATCGTTGAGATGAAGCATGCAACCGGGCAGGCTACGGATAACTCTACTATTGTTCGCGAATTCCCGGAAGATTTTGGCCCGGGTAAGGAGCCGTATTACCCGATTCCTGCAGCAGACAGCGCAACAATTTACCGTCAATACGAGGAAATGGCCAAGCAGGAGAAAAAAGTTACCTTTGTCGGTCGTCTTGCAACCTATCGCTATTATAATATGGATCAAGTGGTGGGTATGGCTCTCAAGCGTTTTGAAGATATGGCGAAACCGGCCGTGGTTTGA
- a CDS encoding MotA/TolQ/ExbB proton channel family protein, giving the protein MRRFLTLFCIGFAFVAMTSGMAFAQEAADAAAQAAPAAPESVSLIGLFKAGGWAMYVLLFLSICGVGLIIYNFLMIREKAFLRPDLADELKPAMHNLHLDHAKKICDDNPTVITNIIYAGLERVDDEHLDPDAVKEAMEESSTEELAAPFVMINYLSIVATLSPMVGLLGTVSGMVKAFRAIAAQGMGQPQVLADNISEALITTASGLIVAIPAMFFYFFFKNRYGKIASRVSKLVGDLYYEMIRGIRRHAEG; this is encoded by the coding sequence ATGCGAAGATTCCTCACCTTGTTCTGCATAGGCTTTGCCTTTGTCGCTATGACTTCGGGCATGGCTTTCGCCCAGGAAGCTGCTGATGCAGCTGCGCAGGCAGCACCTGCTGCGCCGGAAAGCGTTAGTCTGATCGGCTTATTCAAGGCTGGTGGCTGGGCCATGTATGTTCTTCTCTTCCTCTCCATATGCGGGGTCGGATTGATCATCTACAACTTCCTCATGATCCGTGAAAAAGCGTTCCTGCGTCCGGACCTTGCTGATGAGCTCAAGCCTGCCATGCACAACCTGCACCTCGATCACGCCAAGAAGATTTGCGATGATAATCCCACTGTCATCACCAACATCATTTATGCTGGTTTGGAGCGTGTTGATGACGAGCACCTTGATCCAGATGCCGTTAAGGAAGCGATGGAAGAGTCTTCCACTGAAGAGTTGGCCGCTCCTTTCGTCATGATTAATTATCTTTCAATTGTCGCGACCTTATCGCCGATGGTTGGACTGCTGGGAACTGTTTCCGGTATGGTTAAAGCCTTCCGCGCCATTGCAGCTCAAGGTATGGGGCAGCCGCAGGTTCTCGCGGACAACATCTCTGAGGCTTTGATCACCACTGCATCTGGACTGATCGTTGCGATTCCAGCGATGTTCTTTTACTTCTTCTTCAAGAACCGTTACGGCAAAATCGCCTCCCGTGTTTCCAAACTCGTTGGTGATCTTTACTACGAGATGATTCGTGGTATTCGTCGTCACGCTGAAGGTTGA
- a CDS encoding hybrid sensor histidine kinase/response regulator, with protein sequence MSITNQTIAAEPVVVLGELSRGICHDLKNFLTAIQGNAEMARRTGTSGEEPLERSLEKITEAALAASDLCNQVLAYSRQGALPRSVFNFSKLVERTALMLHDASQTNIKVTVKTDGPDAIVEASESQIRQIVSNLIANAFHAVGEKGGTVTLTVSASKESGTAELEVSDTGPGIAFEKQTQLFEPTFTTKAFGVGNGLGLMLVKRIAEEHGGAVSCKSEPGKGCSFQVTIPLTDKVIVESPQDDKSASSLHRKYNVLLVDDEEFMRSLGIDILQSLGYRVTVASTGREAFELIQKNPDYFDVILSDSRMPEMSGEELALETRKIRPNLPFILVTAFASIDGERRTKKCGIHGIVAKPFLIEDLKKALDQALSQREKDLTPC encoded by the coding sequence GTGAGTATAACGAACCAGACCATTGCAGCCGAGCCCGTTGTCGTTCTCGGAGAATTATCAAGAGGCATTTGCCATGATTTAAAGAATTTCCTGACTGCCATCCAAGGCAATGCGGAGATGGCACGCAGAACTGGCACAAGTGGAGAGGAGCCACTCGAACGTTCACTTGAGAAAATCACTGAAGCCGCCCTGGCAGCCAGCGATCTTTGTAACCAAGTCCTGGCTTACTCCCGACAAGGAGCTCTCCCCCGAAGCGTCTTTAATTTCAGCAAACTTGTTGAGCGAACAGCATTGATGCTGCATGACGCATCGCAGACTAATATAAAAGTCACAGTTAAGACAGACGGTCCGGATGCAATCGTTGAAGCCAGTGAAAGTCAAATTCGTCAAATTGTATCTAACCTGATCGCCAACGCCTTTCACGCCGTAGGTGAAAAGGGAGGAACGGTAACTCTCACAGTATCTGCCTCAAAAGAAAGCGGTACCGCAGAATTGGAAGTCAGCGACACAGGGCCAGGAATTGCATTCGAAAAGCAAACTCAACTCTTTGAGCCCACCTTTACAACAAAAGCTTTCGGTGTCGGCAATGGATTAGGCCTCATGCTGGTAAAGCGCATCGCTGAAGAGCATGGTGGAGCTGTCAGTTGCAAATCAGAACCAGGTAAAGGCTGCAGCTTTCAAGTCACAATTCCTCTGACTGACAAAGTCATTGTCGAAAGCCCGCAAGATGACAAATCAGCAAGTTCATTGCACCGCAAATACAATGTTCTCCTCGTGGATGACGAAGAATTCATGAGAAGTCTCGGCATTGATATTCTACAAAGTCTGGGCTACCGAGTCACCGTCGCCTCAACGGGACGCGAAGCATTTGAATTGATCCAAAAAAACCCGGATTATTTCGACGTAATCCTAAGTGATTCACGAATGCCCGAAATGTCAGGCGAAGAACTCGCGTTGGAAACGAGAAAGATTCGCCCTAATCTGCCTTTCATCCTCGTCACCGCTTTTGCCTCAATTGATGGTGAACGACGCACTAAGAAATGCGGCATCCATGGTATCGTAGCCAAGCCCTTCCTTATTGAAGACCTTAAAAAAGCACTGGACCAGGCACTCTCTCAAAGAGAGAAAGATTTGACTCCGTGCTAA
- a CDS encoding biopolymer transporter ExbD, producing MKADVPELKDEEFDLTPMIDVVFLLIIFFMVVAAEITDKVEVELPEADKSKVPDETKGRMQVSLQESGDIFIGLANVTLEQLGQRVRNDNNTIPGFRVYLRADSNVAHEHVQDVMQTCAENGVFDIIFATFQE from the coding sequence ATGAAGGCTGACGTACCAGAACTAAAAGACGAAGAATTCGACCTTACACCGATGATCGATGTGGTCTTTCTGCTCATCATTTTCTTCATGGTTGTTGCGGCAGAAATTACTGATAAAGTCGAAGTCGAACTTCCTGAGGCTGATAAATCCAAGGTGCCAGATGAAACCAAGGGACGGATGCAGGTTTCTCTGCAGGAGTCCGGTGATATCTTTATCGGCCTCGCCAATGTGACGTTAGAGCAACTTGGGCAACGTGTCAGGAATGACAATAACACCATTCCCGGTTTTCGTGTATATTTACGTGCGGACTCCAATGTCGCCCATGAGCATGTCCAGGACGTCATGCAAACTTGTGCTGAGAACGGCGTCTTTGATATCATCTTCGCAACTTTCCAAGAGTAA
- a CDS encoding peptidylprolyl isomerase yields MRRLIGALVICSFTSFLFAGTPLRIEPIPDKTLSVGGSMTVAIDDYIGFYLPEAPRVQVVTNLGTIPLELTPDRAPKTVENFLNYVFDGDYTDTLFHRSAPGFVIQTGGFALIQSEEQNSIDPIATDEPVVNEFNVSNTLGTIAMAKLGNDPDSATSQWFINLQNNGSTLDGQNGGFTVFGSVTGDGMDVANAIAALPRFNFSSFFNLPLNELPLQNYDESVGLTIPNLIIVSDVSVIPEDPAQVDAAELTDIEIVSNSAPNFVAATIDGRNLILTASAESTGSTEIKIRVTGDGQTIESTFTVTTSGAGITTVFPGSAEAGNDWWFSSWLDFFYAGSWPWVYHPAHEWLYLAASESESFWAFDDAIELGWMWTSDELYPSFFHATSGEFITYDNTNTAQRWFFFPSSGWQRID; encoded by the coding sequence ATGAGAAGACTGATCGGCGCCCTCGTAATTTGCTCATTCACCAGTTTTTTATTTGCCGGCACTCCACTGCGAATTGAGCCAATCCCTGACAAAACCCTCTCTGTCGGCGGATCAATGACTGTCGCAATTGACGACTATATAGGCTTTTACCTTCCGGAAGCACCTCGTGTTCAAGTCGTTACAAATCTAGGAACAATCCCGCTGGAATTAACTCCAGATCGTGCCCCCAAAACAGTCGAAAATTTCCTGAATTATGTGTTCGACGGCGACTATACCGACACCCTTTTCCACCGCTCCGCGCCAGGGTTTGTCATTCAAACCGGTGGCTTCGCTCTAATTCAGAGCGAAGAGCAAAATTCCATTGATCCGATTGCGACGGATGAGCCAGTGGTCAATGAGTTCAATGTCTCAAATACCTTAGGAACAATCGCCATGGCAAAACTCGGTAACGATCCCGACAGCGCAACGAGCCAGTGGTTTATCAACCTGCAGAACAACGGCAGCACACTCGACGGACAGAACGGAGGATTTACTGTTTTCGGAAGTGTAACTGGAGATGGCATGGATGTCGCAAATGCCATCGCAGCCCTGCCAAGATTCAATTTTTCGAGTTTCTTTAACCTTCCACTAAATGAGCTCCCACTCCAAAACTACGATGAGAGCGTTGGGTTGACGATTCCCAACCTGATTATTGTCTCAGACGTCTCTGTCATTCCAGAAGATCCAGCACAAGTCGATGCAGCGGAACTGACCGATATCGAGATTGTCAGTAACTCAGCCCCGAACTTTGTTGCTGCAACCATTGATGGTCGGAATTTGATTTTAACGGCTTCAGCTGAATCGACAGGGAGCACTGAAATCAAAATTCGAGTCACTGGTGACGGTCAAACCATCGAGAGCACTTTTACTGTAACGACCAGCGGTGCAGGCATTACAACCGTTTTCCCTGGTTCTGCTGAAGCCGGAAATGACTGGTGGTTCAGCTCATGGCTTGATTTCTTCTATGCTGGTTCGTGGCCTTGGGTCTACCACCCTGCTCACGAATGGCTGTATCTTGCTGCGAGTGAATCAGAATCATTCTGGGCTTTCGACGATGCAATAGAACTTGGCTGGATGTGGACCAGCGACGAGCTCTACCCTTCCTTTTTTCACGCTACAAGTGGTGAATTTATCACCTACGACAATACCAATACTGCACAACGCTGGTTTTTCTTCCCCAGTTCCGGATGGCAACGAATTGACTAA